The proteins below are encoded in one region of Brassica napus cultivar Da-Ae chromosome A6, Da-Ae, whole genome shotgun sequence:
- the LOC106346272 gene encoding phenylacetaldehyde reductase-like encodes MNVGGKVVCVTGASGYIASWIVKLLLLRGYTVRATVRNPTDAAKTEHLLALEGAKERLKLFKADLLEECSFEQAIECCDAVFHTASPVKFIVTNPQTELIDPALKGTMNVLNTCKKTSSVKRVIVTSSMAAVIVRQPPLEPNDVVDESFFSDPSVCMETEYWYPLSKTLAENVAWQFSKENGMDMVFINPGFIIGPLLQPTLNFSVEMIVDMINGKNPFNSIYYRFVDVRDVALAHVKALETPSANGRYIMDGASMTIYEIKEIMRELFPDMCVADTKEEGEIKEIIYKVCVEKVKNLGVEFTPLKSSLRDTIISLKEKCLV; translated from the exons atgaaCGTCGGAGGAAAGGTGGTCTGCGTCACCGGAGCTTCTGGTTACATAGCTTCCTGGATTGTGAAGCTTTTGCTCCTTCGTGGCTACACCGTCAGGGCTACCGTTCGAAACCCAA cGGACGCAGCGAAAACAGAACATCTTCTTGCACTTGAGGGTGCAAAAGAAAGACTAAAACTGTTCAAAGCAGATCTTTTGGAAGAATGTTCCTTCGAGCAAGCAATCGAATGTTGTGACGCTGTCTTCCATACGGCTTCTCCGGTTAAGTTCATCGTCACGAATCCTCAG ACGGAGCTAATAGATCCAGCATTAAAGGGTACTATGAACGTCCTCAATACATGCAAGAAAACTTCCTCTGTCAAAAGAGTCATTGTAACATCCTCCATGGCTGCGGTTATTGTTCGTCAACCCCCTTTGGAACCAAACGACGTGGTGGACGAGTCTTTCTTCTCTGATCCAAGTGTTTGCATGGAAACAGAG TACTGGTATCCACTCTCCAAGACGTTGGCAGAGAATGTAGCGTGGCAATTTTCCAAAGAAAACGGAATGGACATGGTCTTCATTAATCCAGGATTTATAATCGGCCCACTTTTGCAACCAACCCTTAATTTTTCGGTAGAGATGATTGTGGATATGATAAACGGTAAGAACCCTTTCAACTCAATATACTACAGGTTCGTGGACGTGAGAGATGTTGCCTTGGCTCATGTCAAAGCATTGGAGACTCCTTCGGCCAATGGCAGATACATAATGGATGGCGCAAGTATGACCATATACGAGATTAAAGAGATAATGCGTGAATTATTTCCAGATATGTGTGTTGCTGATAC GAAAGAAGAAGGTGAGATCAAAGAAATCATTTACAAAGTGTGTGTGGAGAAAGTGAAGAATTTGGGAGTTGAGTTCACTCCTCTCAAATCAAGCCTTAGAGATACTATCATTAGCCTCAAAGAAAAATGTCTCGTATGA
- the LOC111197936 gene encoding phenylacetaldehyde reductase isoform X1 gives MNGGGKVVCVTGASGYIASWIVKLLLLRGYTVRATVQNPTDTAETEHLLALEGAKERLKLFKADLLEDCSFEKAIEGCDAVFHTASPVKFIVTDPQTELIDPAVKGTLNVLNTCKKTSSVKRVIVTSSTAAVLVRQPPLEPNDVVDETFFSDPSVCMERKLWYPLSKTLAENVAWQFAKDNGMDMVVVNPGFIIGPLLQPTLNFSVEIIVDMVKGKNPFNCRYYSFVDVRDVALAHVKALETPSANGRYIISGPSVTINHIKETMRELFPKLCIDDTNGEGLMDGVNCTICVDKVKNLGVEFTPLKSSLRDTIISLKERWLL, from the exons atgaaCGGCGGAGGAAAGGTGGTCTGCGTCACCGGAGCTTCCGGTTACATAGCTTCTTGGATTGTTAAGCTTTTGCTCCTCCGTGGCTACACCGTCAGAGCTACCGTTCAAAACCCAA cGGACACGGCGGAAACAGAACATCTTCTTGCACTTGAGGGTGCAAAAGAAAGACTAAAACTGTTCAAAGCAGATCTTTTGGAAGATTGTTCCTTCGAGAAAGCTATCGAAGGTTGTGACGCTGTCTTTCATACAGCTTCTCCGGTTAAATTCATCGTCACGGATCCTCAG ACTGAGCTAATAGATCCAGCCGTAAAGGGTACTCTTAACGTCCTTAACACATGCAAGAAAACTTCCTCCGTCAAAAGAGTCATTGTAACATCGTCCACTGCTGCGGTTCTTGTTCGTCAACCCCCTTTGGAGCCAAACGATGTGGTGGACGAGACTTTCTTCTCTGATCCAAGTGTTTGCATGGAAAGAAAG TTATGGTATCCACTCTCCAAAACACTGGCAGAGAATGTAGCATGGCAATTTGCTAAAGACAACGGAATGGACATGGTCGTGGTAAATCCAGGATTTATAATCGGCCCACTTTTGCAACCAACCCTTAACTTTTCGGTAGAGATCATTGTGGATATGGTAAAGGGTAAGAACCCTTTCAACTGTAGATACTACAGCTTCGTGGACGTGAGAGATGTTGCTTTGGCTCATGTCAAAGCGTTGGAGACTCCTTCCGCCAATGGTAGATACATAATCAGCGGCCCGAGTGTGACGATAAACCACATTAAAGAGACTATGCGTGaattatttccaaaattatGTATTGATGATAC GAATGGAGAAGGTCTGATGGATGGAGTCAATTGCACAATATGTGTGGATAAAGTGAAGAATTTGGGAGTTGAGTTCACGCCTCTCAAATCAAGCCTTAGAGATACTATCATTAGCCTTAAAGAAAGGTGGCTCTTATGA
- the LOC111197936 gene encoding phenylacetaldehyde reductase isoform X2 — MNGGGKVVCVTGASGYIASWIVKLLLLRGYTVRATVQNPTDTAETEHLLALEGAKERLKLFKADLLEDCSFEKAIEGCDAVFHTASPVKFIVTDPQLWYPLSKTLAENVAWQFAKDNGMDMVVVNPGFIIGPLLQPTLNFSVEIIVDMVKGKNPFNCRYYSFVDVRDVALAHVKALETPSANGRYIISGPSVTINHIKETMRELFPKLCIDDTNGEGLMDGVNCTICVDKVKNLGVEFTPLKSSLRDTIISLKERWLL, encoded by the exons atgaaCGGCGGAGGAAAGGTGGTCTGCGTCACCGGAGCTTCCGGTTACATAGCTTCTTGGATTGTTAAGCTTTTGCTCCTCCGTGGCTACACCGTCAGAGCTACCGTTCAAAACCCAA cGGACACGGCGGAAACAGAACATCTTCTTGCACTTGAGGGTGCAAAAGAAAGACTAAAACTGTTCAAAGCAGATCTTTTGGAAGATTGTTCCTTCGAGAAAGCTATCGAAGGTTGTGACGCTGTCTTTCATACAGCTTCTCCGGTTAAATTCATCGTCACGGATCCTCAG TTATGGTATCCACTCTCCAAAACACTGGCAGAGAATGTAGCATGGCAATTTGCTAAAGACAACGGAATGGACATGGTCGTGGTAAATCCAGGATTTATAATCGGCCCACTTTTGCAACCAACCCTTAACTTTTCGGTAGAGATCATTGTGGATATGGTAAAGGGTAAGAACCCTTTCAACTGTAGATACTACAGCTTCGTGGACGTGAGAGATGTTGCTTTGGCTCATGTCAAAGCGTTGGAGACTCCTTCCGCCAATGGTAGATACATAATCAGCGGCCCGAGTGTGACGATAAACCACATTAAAGAGACTATGCGTGaattatttccaaaattatGTATTGATGATAC GAATGGAGAAGGTCTGATGGATGGAGTCAATTGCACAATATGTGTGGATAAAGTGAAGAATTTGGGAGTTGAGTTCACGCCTCTCAAATCAAGCCTTAGAGATACTATCATTAGCCTTAAAGAAAGGTGGCTCTTATGA